One region of Juglans regia cultivar Chandler chromosome 4, Walnut 2.0, whole genome shotgun sequence genomic DNA includes:
- the LOC109013747 gene encoding 60S ribosomal protein L12-like, with the protein MPPKFDPSQVVDVYVRVTGGEVGAASSLAPKIGPLGLSPKKIGEDIAKETAKDWKGLRVTVKLTVQNRQAKVSVVPSAAALVIKALKEPERDRKKTKNIKHNGNISLDDVIEIAKVMRHRSMAKDLSGTVKEILGTCVSVGCTVDGKDPKDLQQEITDGDVEVPLD; encoded by the coding sequence ATGCCTCCGAAATTCGACCCGTCGCAGGTGGTGGACGTGTACGTCCGGGTGACCGGAGGTGAGGTGGGGGCTGCTAGTTCGCTCGCCCCGAAGATCGGGCCGCTAGGTCTCTCACCGAAGAAGATCGGAGAGGACATAGCCAAGGAGACGGCCAAGGACTGGAAGGGCCTCCGCGTGACTGTCAAGCTCACCGTCCAGAACCGTCAGGCTAAGGTCTCGGTGGTTCCATCGGCCGCTGCACTTGTCATCAAGGCCTTGAAGGAGCCCGAGCGCGACCGCAAGAAGACGAAAAACATTAAGCATAACGGCAACATATCCCTCGACGACGTCATCGAGATCGCCAAGGTTATGCGTCACAGATCCATGGCCAAGGACCTCAGTGGCACCGTTAAGGAGATCCTAGGCACCTGCGTCTCCGTAGGCTGTACGGTCGACGGAAAGGACCCCAAAGATCTGCAGCAGGAGATCACCGACGGAGACGTCGAGGTTCCCCTAGATTGA